From a region of the Nonlabens dokdonensis DSW-6 genome:
- a CDS encoding sensor histidine kinase, with protein sequence MKLYTNSLRNRIFFSMVVLTIVASVLIAGMSIYQFKEQAKDYHEKRLFRKEIAIKKDIANELRETDYEITTENLPLIFRERIAGISTVHGMQVNIYDLEGRLRKSSRTQFKTDSLRSQVSKEILQELDNAEDGRYVRRFELDGQSYRSSYSYLTDNKFKNIAILNLPYIENDDFMSYELEEFLKRLSLVYTLMFLISLVLAYFLARYITRSIRSISDNLKELDISKRNRKLEVDHKGTEEINTLVESYNKMVEELEESAVKLATSEREQAWREMAKQVAHEIKNPLTPMRLTVQSFQRRFDPTDPNYKEKLNEYSNSLIEQIDVMSNIASAFSTYAAMPAQKNEETDVCMVTQLALDIFNESNIHYSSDCESLKAVFDRTQLIRVVTNLVKNAIQATDVSHENKIEVSVKHDDLKIYIIVSDSGTGIHPDFETKIFEPKFTTKNSGMGLGLAMVKQIVENFEGSIDMETVYGQGTTFTVTLPRS encoded by the coding sequence ATGAAATTGTACACGAATAGTCTTAGAAATCGCATCTTCTTTTCCATGGTAGTACTCACCATAGTTGCGAGTGTTCTTATTGCTGGAATGTCTATTTATCAGTTCAAAGAACAGGCTAAGGATTACCATGAAAAAAGATTGTTTCGTAAAGAGATTGCTATCAAAAAAGATATTGCAAATGAACTTAGGGAAACAGATTATGAAATTACTACTGAAAACCTTCCTTTAATTTTTAGAGAAAGAATAGCAGGAATAAGCACCGTTCACGGAATGCAGGTTAATATCTATGACTTAGAAGGTAGATTAAGAAAAAGCTCTAGAACTCAGTTTAAGACAGACAGTTTAAGAAGTCAGGTTTCTAAAGAGATTTTACAAGAACTTGATAACGCTGAAGATGGTCGATATGTAAGAAGGTTTGAGCTGGATGGACAAAGCTATCGATCGAGTTATTCTTACCTCACTGATAATAAGTTTAAGAATATCGCAATTCTTAATTTGCCTTACATAGAAAACGATGATTTCATGAGTTATGAACTCGAGGAGTTCTTGAAGCGATTAAGTCTTGTATATACCTTAATGTTCTTGATTTCCCTGGTTTTAGCTTATTTCTTAGCACGTTATATTACAAGGTCTATCAGGAGTATTTCTGACAATTTAAAAGAGCTCGACATTTCAAAACGAAATAGAAAACTAGAAGTAGACCATAAAGGAACAGAAGAGATCAACACTTTGGTGGAATCTTATAACAAAATGGTAGAAGAATTAGAGGAAAGTGCGGTGAAGCTAGCAACAAGTGAGCGAGAGCAAGCATGGCGGGAAATGGCAAAGCAAGTAGCTCACGAGATTAAAAACCCATTAACGCCTATGCGATTAACGGTACAGAGCTTTCAAAGAAGATTTGATCCTACTGACCCTAATTATAAAGAAAAGCTCAACGAGTACTCTAACTCGCTTATAGAGCAAATAGACGTTATGAGCAATATTGCAAGTGCGTTTTCCACTTATGCTGCTATGCCAGCTCAAAAAAATGAAGAAACTGATGTGTGTATGGTGACACAACTTGCATTAGATATCTTTAATGAATCTAATATTCATTACTCGTCAGATTGTGAATCGCTTAAGGCGGTTTTTGATAGAACTCAATTGATAAGAGTGGTTACAAATCTCGTCAAGAATGCCATACAAGCAACTGATGTAAGCCACGAAAATAAAATTGAAGTTTCTGTAAAGCACGATGATTTAAAAATTTACATCATTGTATCTGATTCTGGAACAGGGATCCATCCTGATTTTGAAACGAAAATATTTGAACCTAAATTCACTACAAAAAACAGTGGTATGGGCTTAGGTCTTGCAATGGTAAAACAAATCGTAGAAAATTTTGAAGGTTCTATTGATATGGAAACCGTCTACGGTCAGGGAACTACTTTTACGGTTACCTTACCCAGAAGTTAA
- a CDS encoding sensor histidine kinase: MDFTSNKNVYRWAMIVAAVFFTSLIFWNTYDFFQQLKENERKNIREFAIAQKDLDNQKLNAELGELGLTVITNTSTVPMIVVNNKGQITSNNLPEHIQQDSLKLMDLIEVYKKENQPIVTYFEDKPFTTIYYGNSDLITKTKYYPMALVVIMFLFFSVIWFFYRSNKASEQNKLWAGMAKESAHQIGTPLSSLVGWTTILRDTEVDPTYIDEMEKDINRLKMITDRFSKIGSIPKLVEVDIVEQTQKATDYIANRTSKLVKFDVDLPDQPIAVKLNEPLFEWVIENLIKNGIDAMKGKGEISIYLRADVYNIFIKIKDSGKGIPKSEWNQVFKPGFTTKKRGWGLGLSLAQRIIKDYHNGKIRVLDSKKDQGTTFEITLNRIQKTTAV, encoded by the coding sequence ATGGATTTTACCTCAAATAAAAATGTATACCGCTGGGCAATGATTGTTGCTGCAGTATTTTTTACATCACTTATTTTCTGGAATACTTATGATTTTTTCCAACAATTAAAGGAAAACGAACGTAAAAATATTCGTGAATTTGCGATTGCACAAAAAGATCTTGATAATCAAAAACTAAATGCCGAACTAGGTGAACTAGGTCTTACCGTAATAACCAATACCAGCACTGTTCCCATGATTGTGGTAAATAATAAAGGTCAAATTACTTCTAACAATTTACCAGAACACATTCAACAAGATAGTCTAAAGTTAATGGACCTTATAGAAGTCTATAAAAAAGAAAATCAGCCCATAGTCACTTACTTTGAGGACAAGCCTTTTACCACCATTTACTATGGAAACAGTGATTTAATTACAAAAACAAAATATTACCCAATGGCACTGGTAGTCATTATGTTTTTATTTTTCTCTGTGATCTGGTTTTTCTATCGCTCTAATAAAGCTAGTGAACAAAATAAACTCTGGGCTGGAATGGCAAAAGAAAGTGCGCATCAAATAGGAACACCTCTTTCCTCCTTGGTAGGCTGGACCACTATTTTAAGAGATACAGAGGTAGACCCAACTTACATTGATGAAATGGAAAAGGACATCAATAGACTTAAAATGATTACAGATCGCTTCTCAAAAATAGGTTCTATTCCTAAACTTGTAGAAGTAGATATAGTAGAACAAACTCAAAAAGCAACCGATTACATCGCCAATAGAACCTCTAAACTTGTGAAATTTGATGTGGACTTGCCAGATCAACCTATTGCAGTGAAGTTGAATGAACCTTTATTTGAATGGGTTATTGAGAACCTCATCAAAAATGGTATTGATGCAATGAAAGGAAAAGGAGAGATCTCCATTTACCTCAGAGCAGATGTTTATAATATATTCATTAAAATAAAGGATAGCGGTAAAGGAATTCCTAAAAGCGAATGGAATCAAGTATTTAAACCTGGCTTTACTACTAAAAAGCGCGGTTGGGGTTTAGGACTATCCTTAGCTCAACGTATTATTAAAGATTACCATAATGGAAAAATCAGAGTTTTAGACAGTAAGAAAGATCAAGGAACTACATTTGAGATCACATTAAATAGAATACAAAAAACTACCGCAGTATGA
- a CDS encoding BrxA/BrxB family bacilliredoxin, giving the protein MYPAELVQPMRDDLGNAGFEHLYTGKEVTEALSKEGTTLVVVNSVCGCAAANARPGAKMSLENAKKPDHTVTVFAGVDREAVDVARAAMIPFPPSSPSMALFKNGELVHMLERHHIEGRPAEMIAENLKEAYNENC; this is encoded by the coding sequence ATGTACCCAGCAGAATTAGTTCAACCTATGCGTGATGATTTAGGTAACGCAGGATTTGAGCACTTATATACAGGTAAAGAAGTAACAGAAGCACTAAGCAAAGAAGGTACTACTCTAGTGGTAGTAAACTCAGTTTGTGGTTGTGCCGCTGCAAATGCACGTCCAGGAGCAAAAATGTCTTTGGAAAACGCAAAAAAACCAGATCATACAGTAACTGTTTTTGCAGGTGTTGATCGTGAAGCGGTAGATGTAGCAAGAGCTGCAATGATACCTTTTCCTCCTAGTTCTCCATCTATGGCGTTGTTCAAGAATGGTGAATTAGTTCATATGTTAGAACGCCATCACATAGAAGGAAGACCAGCAGAAATGATTGCTGAAAACCTTAAAGAAGCTTATAACGAAAACTGTTAA
- a CDS encoding lysophospholipid acyltransferase family protein, translated as MQKIISYPLTVIHFLVFFLILVIFHPIQLICYKLGGYNPHRKSVYILNWFLMQSQLPLFNTFEIDFKTDLPVGPSYVFVCNHQSMFDIPPLIYYLRNYHAKFIAKKELAKGIPSISLNLRIGENCAIDRKDRKQAITALIKFAKNVHKKKHSVVIFAEGTRSRTGVPKPFQTNGLKTIFKYVPDAVVVPVTINNSWKVDRYGKFPYGLGNKISLTIHGPIPIEGRDHDELIQQTQEIVHNSITSTAV; from the coding sequence ATGCAAAAAATCATTTCATACCCTTTAACCGTTATTCACTTTCTAGTGTTTTTCTTGATATTGGTTATATTTCATCCTATACAGCTTATCTGTTATAAATTAGGAGGTTATAATCCGCATCGTAAGAGTGTTTATATACTTAATTGGTTTTTGATGCAGTCACAATTACCGCTTTTCAACACTTTTGAGATAGATTTTAAAACCGATTTGCCAGTTGGGCCATCTTACGTTTTTGTTTGTAATCATCAAAGTATGTTTGATATACCACCGCTTATTTATTATTTGAGAAATTACCATGCAAAATTCATTGCCAAAAAGGAACTCGCAAAAGGAATCCCGAGTATATCTCTCAACCTTAGAATAGGAGAGAATTGTGCTATTGATCGCAAGGATCGTAAGCAAGCTATTACAGCTTTAATCAAATTTGCTAAAAACGTTCATAAGAAAAAGCACAGTGTCGTTATTTTTGCAGAAGGTACACGCAGTCGTACTGGTGTTCCTAAACCTTTTCAAACAAATGGTTTAAAAACAATTTTTAAATATGTTCCCGATGCTGTGGTCGTTCCTGTAACAATAAATAACAGCTGGAAAGTAGATCGATATGGGAAGTTCCCTTATGGTTTAGGAAATAAAATTTCACTCACGATCCATGGACCTATTCCTATAGAAGGAAGAGATCATGATGAATTGATACAGCAAACTCAAGAAATCGTTCATAACAGTATAACTTCTACTGCGGTTTAG
- a CDS encoding acyl-ACP desaturase, with protein MNLPLKNKRIEVMQSLESKVASFMDQYLIPVDKIWQPTDFLPNSQEDTFFEEVKELRELAKELPYDFWVALVGDTITEEALPTYESWLMDVEGINQVEGKGNIWSKWVRQWTGEENRHGDVLNKYLYLSGRVNMREIEITTHHLLTDGFDIGTDRDPYKNFIYTSFQELATYISHNRVAKLARGYGNIALSKMCRIISGDEMRHHKAYSTFVTEIFKVDASNMMIAFKEMMVHKIVMPAMFLRESGQSIGAAFEDFSNSAQRIGVYTAQDYIDIMQKLIDQWDIANMTHLTEEAEKARDYLMKLPARMERVSQRIKIPEESAKFSWVNPALVGG; from the coding sequence ATGAATTTACCCCTTAAAAATAAGCGCATCGAGGTGATGCAATCTCTAGAGAGCAAAGTAGCATCTTTTATGGATCAATACCTGATTCCTGTAGATAAGATCTGGCAGCCAACTGATTTTTTACCAAATTCCCAGGAAGACACTTTCTTTGAAGAGGTAAAAGAATTGCGTGAACTTGCTAAAGAATTGCCTTATGATTTCTGGGTAGCCTTAGTAGGTGACACGATTACGGAAGAAGCATTGCCTACTTATGAGTCATGGTTGATGGATGTAGAAGGAATCAATCAGGTAGAAGGAAAAGGAAATATCTGGTCTAAATGGGTGCGCCAGTGGACAGGAGAAGAGAATAGACACGGAGATGTGCTGAATAAATATCTATACCTCTCTGGCCGAGTTAATATGCGTGAGATAGAAATCACAACGCATCATTTGCTTACTGATGGATTTGACATCGGTACGGATAGAGATCCTTATAAAAACTTTATCTATACTAGCTTTCAAGAATTGGCAACTTATATATCTCACAACAGAGTGGCAAAATTAGCTCGCGGATATGGTAACATTGCGCTTTCTAAAATGTGTCGCATCATTTCTGGAGACGAGATGCGTCACCATAAAGCATACAGTACATTTGTAACAGAAATCTTTAAAGTAGACGCAAGCAACATGATGATTGCTTTTAAAGAAATGATGGTACATAAAATCGTGATGCCAGCCATGTTTTTAAGAGAGTCAGGACAGTCTATAGGAGCAGCTTTTGAAGATTTTTCAAACAGTGCACAACGTATAGGAGTTTACACCGCGCAAGATTATATAGATATCATGCAAAAGCTCATTGATCAATGGGATATTGCAAACATGACGCATCTTACAGAAGAGGCAGAGAAAGCAAGAGATTATTTGATGAAACTTCCTGCGCGTATGGAACGCGTTTCTCAACGTATTAAAATACCAGAAGAGTCAGCAAAATTTAGTTGGGTAAATCCAGCACTAGTAGGAGGATAG
- the recQ gene encoding DNA helicase RecQ encodes MKKLELLKKYFGYDSFRPLQEQVIDDVIAGKDLMVVMPTGGGKSMCFQLPSLLLDGITLVVSPLIALMKDQVDALRANGIPASYFNSSQDAKQQEEMLQELRSGDLKLIYAAPESIGLLNNHLQGIPVSLIAVDEAHCISTWGHDFRPAYTQLSYFKTSFPEANLIALTATADRATRADIKKQLGIQNAQEYVASFDRPNLTLEVRPGNNRLQQMRRFLKKNKDESGIIYCLSRKTCESIASKLTAYGFDAAAYHAGLSHEERENVQEIFIKDDLKIVCATIAFGMGIDKSNVRFVIHYNMPKNIEGYYQEIGRAGRDGLNSHALLFHSYADVIQLRKFADGSGNAEVQIAKLERMKQFAEALTCRRKMLLSYFNEYLDEDCGNCDVCLNKPDFFDATLQAQKALSAIVRTGERASLNLLIDVLRGAQNAAVMESGFQAIKTYGAGKETSWNDWQQYIVQMINQGLIEIAFHEQNHLKITPQGKEVLFDGRKVSLAVIPKPEELAAKRAQQTQEALPTEVNRDLYEALRKTRLQLANSSNLAPYMIFSDATLKDMAARIPLEDNEFADIVGVGTHKHDTYGVPFLRMLKEWKDSRKEDFVYREEVAKPKRKKKKASGPKKDTVMESVKLFWDGKTVEEVAEIRGFQPSTILAHLTKRYESHNDIDLEKLIAGKDYDLIAEDFDKVKDYDSLKPVYEHFDGQIDYGSLRVGLTLLKEKMVV; translated from the coding sequence ATGAAAAAATTAGAACTCCTTAAGAAGTATTTTGGTTATGATAGCTTTAGGCCACTGCAAGAACAAGTCATAGACGATGTTATTGCTGGCAAAGACCTAATGGTGGTCATGCCTACAGGTGGAGGAAAATCAATGTGTTTCCAACTGCCATCCTTACTTCTCGATGGAATCACTTTAGTCGTGTCGCCACTAATTGCTTTGATGAAAGATCAAGTGGATGCGTTGCGAGCTAATGGTATTCCTGCTTCCTACTTCAACAGCTCACAAGATGCAAAGCAGCAAGAAGAGATGCTGCAAGAATTACGGTCAGGTGATCTTAAATTGATTTATGCAGCTCCAGAAAGCATAGGTTTATTGAACAATCATTTACAAGGAATTCCTGTTTCTTTAATTGCTGTAGATGAGGCACATTGTATCTCTACATGGGGACACGATTTTAGACCTGCTTACACGCAACTGTCTTACTTTAAAACTAGTTTTCCAGAGGCTAACCTCATCGCACTTACTGCCACTGCAGATCGTGCGACTCGTGCTGATATTAAAAAACAACTAGGTATTCAAAATGCTCAGGAATATGTTGCTTCCTTTGACCGTCCTAACCTAACGCTGGAAGTGCGACCAGGGAATAACCGCTTACAGCAAATGCGTCGCTTTTTAAAAAAGAACAAAGATGAGTCTGGAATCATTTATTGTTTGAGCCGTAAAACTTGCGAATCAATAGCCAGTAAATTAACAGCCTACGGTTTTGATGCTGCGGCTTATCATGCTGGACTAAGTCATGAAGAACGTGAAAATGTTCAAGAAATCTTTATTAAAGATGATCTTAAAATAGTTTGTGCGACCATTGCTTTTGGGATGGGAATCGATAAATCTAATGTGCGTTTTGTAATTCATTACAATATGCCCAAGAACATTGAAGGATATTATCAAGAAATAGGTCGTGCAGGTCGCGATGGGTTAAATTCTCATGCCTTATTATTTCACAGCTATGCAGATGTGATCCAACTGCGCAAATTTGCTGATGGAAGCGGTAATGCCGAAGTTCAAATAGCAAAGCTAGAGCGCATGAAGCAATTTGCTGAAGCGCTTACTTGCAGGAGAAAAATGCTGCTTTCTTATTTTAATGAATACCTAGATGAAGATTGTGGTAACTGCGATGTTTGCTTGAACAAGCCAGACTTCTTTGATGCTACCTTACAAGCTCAAAAAGCATTAAGCGCCATCGTTAGAACAGGAGAACGAGCTTCTCTTAATTTATTGATCGATGTATTGCGTGGTGCTCAAAATGCAGCCGTAATGGAAAGTGGTTTTCAAGCTATTAAAACCTATGGCGCTGGTAAAGAAACCTCATGGAACGACTGGCAACAATACATTGTTCAAATGATCAATCAAGGCTTGATAGAGATTGCGTTTCATGAACAAAATCACTTAAAAATAACACCACAAGGAAAAGAAGTACTTTTTGATGGTCGCAAAGTCTCACTAGCTGTCATTCCTAAACCAGAAGAACTGGCTGCCAAAAGAGCTCAACAAACTCAAGAAGCTTTACCTACTGAAGTGAATCGCGATCTTTATGAAGCATTGCGTAAAACAAGACTACAACTAGCTAATTCCAGCAATCTTGCACCTTATATGATTTTTAGTGACGCTACGTTAAAAGATATGGCGGCAAGAATACCTCTGGAAGATAATGAATTTGCAGATATCGTAGGAGTAGGAACACATAAACACGACACGTACGGCGTTCCTTTTTTAAGAATGCTCAAAGAATGGAAAGATTCTCGTAAAGAAGATTTTGTTTACCGAGAAGAAGTCGCAAAACCTAAACGTAAAAAGAAAAAAGCTTCAGGCCCTAAAAAAGATACCGTAATGGAAAGTGTTAAGCTTTTCTGGGATGGAAAAACGGTAGAAGAAGTAGCCGAAATAAGAGGGTTCCAGCCGTCTACAATACTAGCGCATCTCACAAAAAGATATGAATCTCATAACGACATCGATCTAGAAAAATTGATTGCTGGAAAAGATTACGATCTAATCGCTGAAGATTTTGACAAAGTAAAAGATTACGACAGTCTCAAACCAGTTTACGAACATTTTGATGGACAGATCGATTATGGCTCACTGCGAGTTGGTCTTACTTTGTTAAAAGAGAAAATGGTGGTTTAA
- a CDS encoding carboxymuconolactone decarboxylase family protein, with the protein MPLVTPLDASHDPETGQLAAFFNETLGFCPNSVLTMQRRPAISKAFINLNKAVMANEGRVTSALKRMIAWVSSNATGCRYCQAHAIRAAERYGAEQEQLDNIWEYRTHPAFNEAERAALDFSLAASQVPNAVNQEIQDRLHEHWNDGEIVEMLGVISLFGYLNRWNDSMGTRLEGDAIQSGNHYLGKHGFEVGKHV; encoded by the coding sequence ATGCCATTAGTTACACCGTTAGACGCCAGTCACGATCCAGAAACTGGACAACTTGCCGCTTTTTTCAATGAAACATTAGGTTTTTGCCCTAATTCTGTACTAACCATGCAACGCAGGCCAGCCATTTCTAAAGCCTTTATAAATCTCAATAAAGCAGTAATGGCAAACGAAGGTCGTGTAACCAGCGCTTTAAAAAGAATGATAGCTTGGGTTTCTAGCAATGCCACAGGTTGCCGTTATTGCCAAGCGCATGCCATAAGAGCTGCCGAGCGTTATGGAGCTGAGCAAGAACAACTGGATAACATCTGGGAATATCGTACGCATCCCGCTTTCAATGAAGCAGAACGTGCGGCACTAGATTTCTCACTTGCCGCCAGTCAAGTACCTAATGCTGTAAATCAAGAAATCCAAGATCGATTACACGAGCATTGGAATGATGGTGAGATTGTAGAAATGTTAGGTGTGATTTCGCTTTTTGGTTACCTTAATAGGTGGAATGATTCTATGGGAACCAGGTTAGAAGGAGATGCTATTCAAAGCGGTAATCATTATTTAGGAAAACACGGTTTTGAAGTAGGGAAGCATGTTTGA
- the recJ gene encoding single-stranded-DNA-specific exonuclease RecJ yields MRWTLKPPPDSQKQAQLAQELGIDPFLAGLLVQRGVDAFAKARSFFRPNLEELHDPFLMKDMDLAVKRVQKAIGNNENILVYGDYDVDGTTSVALMSSFLESFYDQVTTYIPDRYDEGYGVSYKGIDFAADNDFSLIIALDCGVKAVDKVAYAKEKGIDFIICDHHRPGKELPDAIAVLDPKRADCSYPFDELCGCGVGFKLCQAITEANEWDFDILIPYLDLVATAIGADIVPIIGENRILAYHGLNVINMSPRAGFEAIISNLNKSTLTITDVVFIIAPRINAAGRMKHGLHAVELLKETDLEKAKEFAAGIENYNSDRRELDRSITEEALQQIISKKEQDNFTSVVYDAGWHKGVIGIVASRLTESFYRPTLVFCKSGDKLAASARSVKGFDVYNALEQCTDFIEQFGGHKYAAGLTLLPENYENFKARFEEVVCATIENKHLTPEIHIDSQLPLERITPKFYRIIQQMAPFGPGNMTPIFMTENVVDTGYGKCVGKNEDHLKIKVAAHKEDKNNFNAIGFSLGSKSELITDGKKFHIAYSIDENEWQGNTSLQLRLRDLMS; encoded by the coding sequence ATGCGCTGGACTCTTAAACCACCACCAGATTCACAAAAACAGGCACAACTTGCTCAAGAGCTAGGTATAGACCCATTTCTTGCAGGTCTTTTAGTGCAACGTGGTGTAGACGCTTTCGCGAAAGCGAGATCCTTTTTCAGACCCAACCTAGAAGAACTGCACGATCCTTTTTTAATGAAAGATATGGATCTAGCAGTGAAGAGAGTTCAAAAAGCAATAGGAAACAATGAAAACATTCTTGTTTACGGAGATTATGATGTAGATGGAACGACTAGTGTAGCCTTGATGTCTTCTTTTTTAGAAAGCTTTTATGACCAAGTGACTACTTACATTCCAGATCGTTATGATGAAGGATATGGAGTAAGTTATAAAGGAATTGATTTTGCTGCAGACAATGATTTCTCGTTAATCATTGCGCTAGATTGTGGTGTAAAGGCTGTAGATAAAGTTGCTTATGCCAAAGAAAAAGGAATTGATTTTATAATTTGTGATCACCATAGACCTGGTAAAGAGCTTCCTGATGCGATTGCAGTTCTTGACCCTAAAAGAGCAGATTGTTCTTATCCTTTTGACGAATTATGCGGCTGCGGAGTTGGTTTTAAACTGTGTCAAGCCATTACAGAAGCAAATGAATGGGATTTTGACATATTGATTCCATATCTAGATCTTGTCGCTACTGCCATAGGCGCAGATATTGTCCCGATCATTGGTGAGAATAGAATTCTCGCTTATCACGGTCTTAATGTAATTAATATGAGTCCGCGAGCTGGTTTTGAAGCGATTATTTCTAACTTGAACAAAAGCACGCTTACCATTACTGATGTGGTTTTTATCATCGCACCACGCATTAATGCGGCAGGAAGAATGAAGCACGGTTTGCATGCTGTAGAATTATTAAAAGAAACCGATCTAGAAAAAGCAAAGGAATTTGCGGCAGGTATAGAAAACTACAATTCAGATAGGAGAGAGCTGGATCGGTCTATTACCGAAGAAGCTTTGCAACAAATCATAAGCAAAAAAGAACAAGATAATTTTACTAGTGTGGTGTATGATGCGGGCTGGCATAAAGGAGTGATAGGGATTGTCGCTTCCAGACTTACAGAATCGTTTTATAGACCTACGCTGGTGTTTTGTAAATCTGGAGATAAACTTGCTGCAAGTGCAAGAAGTGTAAAAGGCTTTGATGTTTACAATGCCTTAGAACAATGTACTGATTTTATAGAGCAATTTGGCGGTCATAAGTATGCTGCAGGGCTCACTTTACTTCCTGAAAACTATGAAAATTTCAAAGCTAGATTTGAAGAAGTAGTTTGTGCGACTATAGAAAACAAACATTTAACACCTGAGATACATATTGATTCTCAATTACCGTTAGAACGCATAACGCCTAAGTTTTATAGGATTATTCAACAAATGGCTCCTTTTGGTCCAGGAAATATGACTCCTATATTCATGACAGAAAATGTGGTCGATACTGGTTATGGAAAATGTGTGGGAAAAAATGAAGACCATTTGAAAATAAAGGTGGCTGCTCATAAAGAAGATAAAAATAATTTTAATGCCATAGGATTCAGCCTAGGCAGTAAGTCAGAGCTGATCACAGACGGCAAAAAATTTCATATTGCGTACTCCATTGATGAAAATGAATGGCAAGGAAATACCAGTTTACAATTAAGGTTGAGAGATCTCATGTCCTAA
- a CDS encoding UDP-2,3-diacylglucosamine diphosphatase — protein sequence MQIPEGKKIYFSSDNHLGAPTQEVSKPREKKFLSWLDQVKEDAAAIFLLGDLFDFWFEYKTVVPKHQVRVLGRLAEITDSGIPIYFFVGNHDLWMFGYFEEELGIPVYHKPQQFEFNNKKFFIGHGDGLGPGDKGYKRMKKIFTSPFFQWCFKWLHPDIGVGIARHLSVKNKLISGEDDAKFLGEENEWLAQYAKRKLEEEHFDYFIFGHRHLPMEIQVGENSTYINLGDWITQYRYGVFDGTDFKLEQF from the coding sequence ATGCAAATTCCCGAAGGAAAAAAAATTTATTTCTCTAGCGATAACCATCTAGGTGCGCCTACTCAAGAAGTGAGCAAGCCACGTGAAAAGAAATTTTTGAGTTGGCTAGACCAAGTAAAAGAAGATGCTGCTGCTATATTTCTTTTAGGAGATTTATTTGATTTCTGGTTTGAATATAAAACCGTAGTTCCTAAGCACCAAGTACGTGTTTTAGGGAGGCTAGCTGAAATTACCGATAGCGGTATCCCTATTTATTTCTTTGTTGGGAATCACGATTTATGGATGTTCGGTTATTTTGAAGAAGAATTGGGCATTCCTGTCTATCATAAACCTCAACAATTTGAGTTCAATAACAAGAAGTTTTTTATAGGTCATGGCGACGGTCTAGGACCAGGTGACAAAGGCTATAAAAGGATGAAAAAAATCTTTACGAGTCCATTTTTTCAATGGTGTTTTAAATGGCTACATCCAGACATAGGCGTAGGCATTGCTAGGCATTTATCGGTGAAAAATAAATTAATTTCTGGTGAAGATGATGCTAAGTTTCTAGGAGAAGAGAACGAGTGGCTGGCTCAATATGCCAAACGCAAGCTGGAAGAAGAGCACTTTGACTACTTTATATTTGGCCACAGACATTTACCTATGGAAATTCAAGTAGGTGAGAACTCTACTTACATCAATCTAGGCGACTGGATTACTCAGTATCGTTATGGTGTTTTTGATGGTACAGATTTTAAGCTGGAGCAATTTTAA